The genomic DNA TTGCCTTGGCTAGTTTTTCTTCTTCGCTAAGTCTTTTTTCTTTGTATTTGCTGATCACGTCTTCGATCTGGTCTGAGATAGATTTGTAAAATGCAGGATTTGACTCCATCCTTTCTTGTATCACGGCACTTATAGCACTTAAGATCGTATCGGCTTTGGCGTTTTTACCCTCGACCCTCTGTACTTCTTCATCGAATTCTGTCTCAAAGATATTTACAAGCTTTGTTAGCTCATTTATGCCATTTGCATTGACAAAGGTATCTAGTAGTTTTTGCATTTGCGCTTCATATTTACCAAAATCGCAAGTCTCATGATATCTTAGCTGTGCCACTTGTCTTAGTTCATTATAAAATTTGATCTTGCTTTTATAAGTTTTTATCTCATCTTGACTTAGTATATCACTCACCTTTTCGCTACAAAGTGCCAGTTTAAAGGCTCTAGCAAGGTAAGATAGCCACTCTTTAAAATCATCTCTTTTTTGGATATCAGACAATACTTCTACATAGCTTTCAAGATCATCTTTAAATTTGACTTCACAAAACAGGATATCTAAACGCAATTAGAGGAATAGCATTTAAGTATATACCGTATTTTGGATACGATGCAGCCTTTAAATATCATTTAAGAGAAGCTGCTAAATATATAAAAATAAATGATGGCAGACTAAAAGGCTATATAAAACAAGCCGAGACAAATGGAGCAGATGCTAATACGATTAAATGGTTGTTGAGTTTAGTAATGATTTAAACCAAGTTTTAAAAAGCGATTTAAAGCCAAATTTAAATAATGACGTTTTAAAAGGCGATGGGTTTGCGACTTATCCAAATAGTGCTAAACAAACATACCCTTATAATGCTTTTATAGATATTGAAAAAG from Campylobacter fetus subsp. fetus includes the following:
- a CDS encoding type I restriction enzyme endonuclease domain-containing protein yields the protein MRLDILFCEVKFKDDLESYVEVLSDIQKRDDFKEWLSYLARAFKLALCSEKVSDILSQDEIKTYKSKIKFYNELRQVAQLRYHETCDFGKYEAQMQKLLDTFVNANGINELTKLVNIFETEFDEEVQRVEGKNAKADTILSAISAVIQERMESNPAFYKSISDQIEDVISKYKEKRLSEEEKLAKAKQLKDLITGAIKPNIDKYPKEFENKKSIFAIYDNLVDILGDIEVPDSKLIIKNLTIKFDEIYEKASKKPEWIKNKDVENDITSAMEDMLWDIEDEYGISIENKEIIYQTIRGIGIGFYA